The DNA region GTAGTTAAATGCTAAGATCAGCATCCTTGATTCATGAAGGGATTAATTGATGGGAATTGTGGAATGACgttggatatgattgttattattatgattatttagTGATCAATGTGGCTGaagaataatattgtgcttcgtTGGTTATTGGATAAGTTACATGTTGTGGATGGAGATATCACGTTGaaaacatagtgatttatatgatAGATGGAATGGAAACCTTGAATGTCATGTGGATTTGTTATGTAACCATGAATCTAGTAATTCATGCTTGTTAAGTTCTAATAATTTATTGAGGAATGCTATGTTTTTCGATTTGAACGTATTGTGATAAACGTCGAGGTGTAATGAATGGCAAACTACGAATGACAAACTACGAATGTCTTGATCCCaaatgagggtacgtaggcagtctaacgaggaggttagatgcagccataaagtatacgaaaaattCTATGCAATTCGAGGCATGGCATGTGCTTGATACATAGCCCAGGGGACAGGTATGTTAGATATGTGGTTATTTgatgacgtcacgtgtcgatcccagacgtatgtcgggatcggggcgtgacagcTGGAGTTGCTCTCACCATCTCCTTCTTTCTCCAATGCCTGTACAAAGTTCATAGTTGTGTGCAAAGCTGCTGCATTTTCTCCCATTTCTCATCACATTACTGCCCCAAACCCTTATCACTCTTCCTCGGATCACGGATGATAAAACCCGACCCAAAAtttgaaacccaaaacccaGTTGCCTATTTGAGTTCTGGAGCTCAATATGAAGGAATGTTAGATAAATAACATTATTATTTAACATATCGGGTGGAACAAAATATTGTATAAAATGTCAAATTGCCACATAAACCATCAAATatcattttaatgtttaaaatttgacattttctttggagatgctctaatatgttatttctcatgatCATGCATCCTTCTGGTTCTTACATATAATTATGTTGTTTGGGGGATGCAAAGCCACTTTTACATCTCCCGAGATGTAGAGCTCATTTGTacgtgtttttaaaatgactgaaagcgcttttgatgAGAATATTTTTAGAATCAATCATTAGTAAATATGTAAGTAAATcctggaaaagcacttaaagtgcttcctggaagaagcacataattggtgcttctTGCATAAAGCACTTAAAGTACTTTTGAAGCCCAACAATAATTtttctaaaagcgctttcattcattttaaaagcacatccaaatgagcctgtaaattttagttttgctccAATGCGTATAGATCTAAACGAGaagatgaaaattttgattttcaagtgttcatttatttttgtgtagatttttttttttaatttttgttaacataattttttcccgcacaattcaataaaaaaatttcaaaatttggacAACGTTGATTTCATCTCATTTAGACGCTGATTTCATAAGAAAAAAGCTGAAGCAAAACTAGAAAAACTTTGAAGAGGAAATGTTTTGTGTGAGAATTGCcagtagtatttttttttcttcaatgatAGAGAACATTCATTAATCGAAGTCCTACCAAAGGGATTGCAATTTACATAGCCTTAGAAATGATCAACATACAGATAGAAGACATCACTTATGCAACATAAATAGGTTTCAATCTAAAAAGAAAAGTTCCACAAAGCCCATAATGTGGCTAATAGAGAATCTTCTAAAAGCAGTAGTGGATGATCCGCCGTAGCTATCCAGAAACAAAAAGCGACCGACAACCCTTGTGTgagaaactgaaaaaaaaacccCGGAAACAAGAAGCGACCGACAACCCTTGTGTgagaactgaaaaaaaaaaaaaaaaaaaaaattggtggaTGGATGAACGAAAGGTTATGCCTATGTATAAAggaaactgttttctttttaaatagtATTTTGCATCCCACGGaacctctctttttctcttgtgGAGCCCAATTTTTGTGATGCAAACTCAGATGCAAAAATGGATCTTTACTTGCCTTATCCGGTGAGTTGCAAAATTTGCAACTTATACATCACCAAGACTCGAGCAACTTCCGGCAGCAGTAAACGGAATTGCATGTTTTTGTGCAGGTTTAGTAGAACTGGAGGGGCAGATTTTCGCTCTTATGGTTGATTTTCGACAACTGTAACGGCAGCCACACTTCCTTACGCCTCTGTGACTTCGTCACTAGCCGACCCTACTTAGTGggaatgctttgttgttgtttaatAGTAATATAGTATTGGTATCCTTTGTatgtgtagacatcgaaatttcagtgAAAACAAATGTTCACCAACACATTAAATTTCGACATGCTAGAGCATGATATATTTCACAAATTGTACACATAGATGTGACTCATCAAAACCGAACAAGTCATCAAAAGAGACACGTGGTGACATTTAGCGGAAAATAGTTAAAAAATTatctttattaaatttttaattaatttaaattttaatcaaacaaatgaattgatttaaattaattGATGGAGTATCACGAATCAAGCCTCAATTAACTCCTAGTTCTTTCGTCAGTGAATCAAGTCCACAATCATGGGCAAATCTAGCCGTAGGCAAGACTTGGAGAGTGTATAAATATGAGGCTCCAGACAAAGAAAGGGTGAGAAATTCATCCAAACACCGAGACGCACAAACTCCTAATTTCCCAATCACTTAGAAGACTCAGTAAACTCTTTGCGTTCTTCATCAAACCCATGAGGAATCATCAAGCACCACTACAAGTGCCGATTGTTCCATCACCACAAGCCAAAACTTTGAGGCGTTTGTTCATTCGAGAttaagggctagtttggtattgttgtgctttttaaaaaaaaattgtttctattGTGCTGTAAGAATAAACAATTGTAAAATAATGTtgttaagtgtttggtaaactttttgttgtaaaagtgattttattaaaaaaaaaagtagtgtctgagtgtttggtaaatttttatataaattgctttGAATatgtaaaatgactaaaaaagatatagtatttaatgtgatataataattgtcaaagacAAAATGTAGGGCaaatattgtaattttgtaaaacatgtgggGGTATACTTGCCATTTGAAAAGTTCATTAAATGAGCATTAATTActattctttgaaaaaaaaacactttttttaAAAGCATGGTAAACCCTGCTTCTGCATTTCTATGCTTTTCTACTTTCATTGAcagcattttaaaaaaaaacattttttttttaattttaccaaacacatttaatGTTCCAGCTTTTTTAATAAGATGCTTTTATTGGAAGCACCACAATCCCAAGTCAACCCTAAGTCATTGCGACCCTCGGatcaacaacacacacatttttcaccccggagatcgaatcagagaaTTCGAAGttgtaaagagattgtaaccatCCATTTACATTGAtacacattttattttttacacgtatttttgtgttatttatcactatgtttggttttttttttttttgtataattaataAAGTTATAAGGTAGAAAAAGTATGCACAccaaatttgtattttttttcttgaacaaacgatattatctacaataaGAGATGGGGGTGAACTAAGCTGCACAATGAGCCAagaataatgtggttcaaattcacttttggtgattgacacaccccgatccagaggatccaggtgtgctggccgtcacgtgggtgtgacgtaaccataggTGCGACACGGAAGTGAAACAACCACAAAAGTAAGCAGGaattcaaaccaaactcaaACATATCAACCTACGAACATAACCGGACGAGTTATAAGGTAAACACATgagttcagagcataggttaattgcagtcaagtaggactaaaataaaGATACATCACCctaaggtgagtcctacatgtcgagagtctgtcagaaagccggaataagacctcgagagccaccaaccgctaaactagaacctggaggggcgcaaaacaaaatgagtgggtcagtaaaatcaaatagttttccaaaacagttcattaaaaacaattttatcccctcgccgtaaaacctgtatactttcccagaaaatagtatatatacatatatatatatacgcaaCATCATAACTCAGCATAAAACCATCATCATAATATCTCAGAAATGATATGCCATGCCCAAACTATAATCAGAATGCATCAATAATAGTCAggtgaataataaatcaaccggagaccctataatggtcctgtacggctgattctaaagctcaacatccaaaccaaccggagtcacctcggtgacctgtacggttcaactctgcacgtcactcggaactacatatagtagtctgtacgatgacagGTGTatgaatacgctctagtgcttctcacatcaatcatcagcgcgcataactaaggtcacccactagttggaatcacatctagtgatctgtacaactagcatgtcggaaccctcacttggtctgtacgacatccacttacttggatccaagacgagcgtgcgttgtggtgaataataatataagcactatcacctaggtgcaggttatgagttttcaatgcaattcaatataaataacttagctggaaaataaataaactcacCTGAGCGTCCATCGcgtcatttcacatatatatgcatcaatactCAAGCTAGATATCTAACTTAGctggaaaataaataaactcacCTGAGCGTCCATCGcgtcatttcacatatatatgcatcaatactCAAGCTAGATATCTCaataatttcatgcatggcaattaatTTCATAACTTTCATAAAAacgtattttctgggaaaataaatgtatataggtaaatacgaaatcaaaattgcccactcactgataagtcgacgggtcgtaacccccgtggcgtctccttcttccttggctCGCCGAACTGGTTTTTCTGGCGGCtgttttccggcgagttttaaaactcttcgttctccttcgtttttcacccattttcttcgtattttatatcaaattgaagccccaaacatgtagaatcacgatagactagtttaaggctctaaaaatcaagaaatctcaccggaaaattcccaagaaattcggccaaaatggaaccacgtgatcccgacgtccaaatccttcaaacgaagtactccgagcctccttaggACTTCACTAAGCTCACCACAAGCTTAGAAtttcctgaaacacaacattttacgttcgcatgaacagtgacaaaaAATGGAGGTTCGAGTTTCACGTGATTccgaaggtttcacttcctaaaactagtaccaatgaactcagaacgtcaaaaggatgaagatgcataccttGGTTGCCTCGATCCATCGAGTTTTTGGAGGATTTGGGTGTGTGCCGTACGTTTtgggtgagagagagtgagagagggtCGTGAgggacgagagagagagagccacgggttgggagagagagagagcaggagAGTTGTGATGTCCCAAAAACAATCTCCACCATCCATTTTCTAATTCCCTAATCAACttaacaaatatcaaatcaatAAACCAACTCATCTTATAATTTCTTCCAACACATATCTAAtattaaaccaaataatgtcaCACACCCACGAACCTTAATACCCTTCAAGGGTAATCCCATCatttcacattcccgtcaaaagtacctccgggacgggctgtgacagtgaTAATCGAGTCTAAAACATCTCACGCTAAATTTGTATTAAGcacttcaaattcaaattttgtgcTTTGGCATTGATGAACCTTAATTTGGCATAAACAACGAACCAAATATAAATTGTTGCTCCCTGCACAACTATTTAGACAGAAAAAACATAAATGAGTCTACATTTCCCAAGTATAAATTAATTCCCCAGCCAAATTCATCTCCCTATTACTCTCTCTGCAACAGTTTTTCTTCTGCTTTATACTTACTGTACATTGCTTCCTTAAATTTGGAACTTAATAAAGAAGATTACTTCATGAAGAAGATTACAACTTACTGTACATTGCTTCTTAATTAAATTTGGAAATTAATGAACCAAAAGTgtacccaaaagaaaaagaataaagaatcaaAAGTGTCCTATGTTCCCCATAATATCTTCTACTTTCAAGCACATAATATTCTCTTTTATCTTCTTTCTCTGCTACCATTCAATTCTCTTCTTTAGTACTACTCTTCTTCCAGTTTCTTAGCTTACAATGGCGGGAAAAGACAAAGCTGAAGGTCATGCAATCGGGATCGACCTGGGGACAACCTACTCGTGTGTGGCCGTGTGGCAGTATGATCATGTAGAAATTATAGTGAACGATCAGGGTTACAGGACAACTCCATCTCACGTTGCCTTCACTGATGCCGAAATACTGGTTGGTGATGCTGCATTTAACCAGCTCATCAGAAACCCTTCCAACTCCATCTTTGGTAAGGTTCTTCTCACTTGTACTTTCCAAATTGATAATGAGCTTTTCTCAAATCGATAATTACACATATTGTGTTATTTTAATAAAAGAGGCTGAAAGATTTGCTTAATTTTGTTATGGTGATCTTAATGGGAGGCTTAAGATTGATGCTTAAGAAGTCATAGTCGAACTACAATGATAGTATTAATGTTTGCACCAGTTTTCTGATTCAAATTATTGTTATTCTATACaatttttatttacaattttttttaattattttaatttgttagaTTAATTGTTTTCTAATTGTGGCACCAATTTTTAGATGCAAAGCGGTTAATTGGTAGAAGATTTAGTGACGCATGTGTCCAAGATGATATTAAGTTGTGGCCTTTCAAGGTCATTGAAGGTCCTCATGATAAGCCTACGATTGTGGTCACTCACAAGGGCCAAGAGAAGCAGTTTTCTGCTGAAGAAATCTCatccatgcttttgggaaagaTGCGAGAGATTGCTGAGGCCTTCCTCGGCTCAACTGTTAAGAATGCGGTCATCACAGTCCCTGCTTACTTCAGTGACTCACAGCGTCAGGCTACAAAAAATGCAGCTATCAGTGCCAGCCTAAAGGTGTCACGTATCATCAATGAACCAACTGCTGCAGCCATTGCTTATGGCCTTGACAAGAAGGCTGGCTGGTACAGCAAGAGAAATGTTATGATGTTTGATTTCGGTGGTGGTACTTTAGATGTGTCACTAGTTACCATTAGTTGCGGCGTGTTTGATGTGAAAGCCACTGCTGGGGATACTCACCTTGGAGGTGAAGACCTAGATAACAGAATGGTGAAGTACTGTGTCGAGCAATTCAAGAGGAAGAATAATTTAGACGTGACTGGAAACTCCAAAGCACTAAGGAGGTTAAAAAATAGTTGTGAGAAAGCAAAGAGGAGACTTTCATTTACGTCTTCAACAGACATTGAAATTGACTGTTTGCATGAAGGTAGTGATTTTTGTACAACTATTACTCGGGCAAAATTTGAAGAACTCAATAGGGATTTCTTTATCAAGTGTATGGAGCCGGTGAATAAGTGTTTGGAGGATGCTAAAATGGACGTAAGCAGCATCCACGATGTTGTTCTTGTTGGTGGCTCTTCGAGAATTCCTAAGGTGCAAGAACTCTTACAAAATGTCTTCAAGGGTAAGGAGCTGTGCAAAGGCATTAATCCGGATGAGGCAGTGGCTTACGGTGCTGCTGTTCAGGCTGCAGTCCTGAATGGGAAGGGAAATGAAAAGCTTCAAGACCTCACTTTGTTGGATGTCACGCCGCTATCACTCGGGGTGGAGACTGGGCGTGAACGGGACATGACTGTTGTGATACCAAGAAACACTAAAATGCCCGTCAAGAGGAATTATACTGTTACCACTCGGCATGACAACCAAGCAGTTGTTAGATTTGCCGTTTATGAAGGCGAGAGTACAACAACAGTGAATAATTACTTTCTGGGTGATTTTAGGCTCAAAGACATTCCTCCAGCTCCGAGGGGTGTTCCTAAATTCAATATTGTCTTTGATATTGATTCCAATGGGATTCTGAACGTATCTGCTGAAGACATGTTGACTGGCCAGAAGAAGGGGATAACTCTCACAAATGACACAACTTGTGAAGGAATTGAAAGAATAATGTAAGAAAGAATCTTATGTCATGCTAAAGACTGAAACATGATTTGTTTTACTTATACGTGCCTACTGTGTAATTTATCTTGATAAAATGGTTCTAATGTTTCAACTATTATGTTAATTTTGAATTCGTGCTTTCACACGTTTACCCTTTATTTATATACCTATAACAATTAGGGTTTTAAtcttccaaaataaaaaattaataattagggtttttgaaacAATGACCTAATCCTTCATCTAACAAACAATGCACAAAACCAGTACAATTATTTACACACTTTAATAGAGATGCATCATATCAGGGATGGAACCAGCTGGATCTAAAAACGGGAGGGCCGAAAGCATGAATCTATGCGTAAAACATAcaaatttcaacaaatatatAAACCTTTGGAAAAGTTGTTGGGGCCATGGCCACTGCAGGCTCAACATCAGTCCACCCTATATCCTATCAATATATATCAGATTTACTTGTATATATACGAGTGTGTGTTGACAAGTGTATTGATTTTATGTATTCAAAGACGacaaaaaattaacactttaccAAAATTTATACAAACCAACATGTTTTGGGACCTAGATGAAGCCAATATGTGATTTATATTCCTATCTCCGCTCGATTTGTCAAGGGACAAGTTAGTCCTTTCCTGCAGTGTGGCATTAGGACCATGCTGAACTTCAATTTGATATTGTAAGGCAcctacattttttttccttttcaaaacTTCCTTTTATCACTTGCACCTTGATCAAAACTTATTTGCTCTTCATTGCAAGTGGTGGATTGCCCAGTGAATATGGCTCCTTTTCAACTCACTACTTTTTAGATGCAAGCTATCTAATTCCGAAGATATTTTTGATATAGCTTAGAGTAATAGTATCGCttctaataaataaataaataaattgaaagaaagaaaaaaaaaacctatttgTTCTTCATTATCTTTTCCCTTTCATTTAGTACCATGAAATTCCGAAGACATATATATCTGGTTTGTGGTGAAATATGTATAACTAATAATTTTGTATATAAAATTCATTCTCTTAGTGTGGGAAGGGAGAATTGAACTTGAATATTGGGTGCATGAGTAAAAGCTCTTAACCATACATATCCCTTGcaagtattattattttatttttttaactctGTTGAGGCTGCAATCTTATTGAATTTTAGAAAGTGAGACGGCCAGTAGCTTAATTTGATTTGAGTTGTGTAATTAAAGGAGTTGCAATTGATAAGTTTAACCGTAGAAActtgttctttttgttttataggTTTTGCGCTTTGGCATGGATGAACCCTTTGTTGTGCCTTGGCCGTTCGTTAGTGtggaaacgagattcagattatAACATCACCAAGTCATactcagttgaacagaataaaatacaagaaataaagacactgagaaatttacgaggttcggcaaaaacatGCCTGcgtccccggagagatattgctcttcattatgaataacagtacaagtacacatgaaTAACAGTTCAAGTAAACATGCATACCCTAAGAGTTCTTTCACTGGAATACTTTTCACTCCaactctcttgattttctcacaacccatgttcaacctttcccatgggagagccTAATGCTCTCTCCACCTTGGATGCTTTTCTGATGCAAACCTTCTCCCTCGGCAAGCACacataatgcaagcatttcctTGCATTAAATAAAGGTCAAGCCATCATCACATTTCTTGCATAATGTTCCCAAAGTCAAAAGGCAAACccacttttgcttttactttacaGAACTTGTCTGTAACTTTTATGCAACACACACCATGTGATATTTCTACCGAAAGCAAACACACGTCACTTCATTATTGCCAGCTCAAAAtatgagccaatcacaacacctTTAACAAACAATTAACCAAAACTATCGGTTGTTCTTCTTTGAGTTAGCGGTGAGAATgtcaggagaagaagaagaattctcCCAATTTTCCAAATATGCCGTAAAAAGTCATCGAAACAGAAGAATTCTCGGAGTACTTAGCTACTGAGATATGCGCTAGCTTTCTATCTGCAAAAGCCCAGATCcactttcaataaaaaaaagaaggtaaAGTTAAAAGGCAATAAAGGTAAAGGTATAAAGTAATGCTTGtcgtttatgttttttttatttaggaaaattaataaaaattgtttgaaaattttgagttttaacgataagaataaaataaaaagtaaaatgaatagtaccaagattaacttttaatgtaaaaatgtgatttttcgttaaactgAACTGTAccgaaacttttcgttaaagttccctttttttttttttggtaatcgTTATCGTTTGTGCTTTGGTTGCTGCATCATTTGGCATAGAACAGGcaacagaaaataaattttgGAGACTTATTGCATTCCAACGTTTTTTGCACAAAACtttagaaaagcaaaagataaatGATTCTTCGTTCCCAAGTTAGATCTAAGTTATGAAAGACACCACTCTGAACTCTTTCTCTTCCCCAATAATTTCTGACTCACTCTCTCTAGTCCCTCCCTATTACTCTCACTGAAATAAATTTTCTTCTCTGCTCTTCTTCTTTATCTTGTTCCCGTGCAGAGAATGGCAGGAAAAGAAGGCCACGCAATCGGGATTGATCTGGGGACAACGTACTCGTGTGTCGCAGTGTGGGAGCACGAACGTGTGGAAATCATAGTGAATGATCAGGGTAACAGGACCACTCCATCTTGTGTTGCCTTCACTGAGACTGAGCGATTTGTTGGTGATTCAGCCATCAACCAAATCATCAGGAACCCCACCAATTCCATTTTTGGTTAGCTCCTCGTTTATCTGCTATTAATTTAACAGTGTTTAATTTCGGAGTTAGTTCATGGAAAATGCTTATATGCCatagaatttatttttttaacacaaCAAAAAGCTGTAAGTACGAACATTATGAAGTTGAATTATAACTATCTCTGCAGCGTATTTTGTCGTTAAGATGAGTTATTCATTAAATATTCGAATAACTTATCTTACTAACCACATAGAAATTGTTCTTTCTTTGTAggaatgtgttttttttttttaattaatcatTTATTTGCAGATGCAAAGAGGTTAATTGGTAGGAGATTCAGTGATGCCACGGTTCAAAGTGATTTGAAGCTCTGGCCATTTAAAGTCACTGAAGGTCCTGGCGGCAAGCCCTTGATTGTGGTTACCCACGAGGGACAAGAGAAACAGTTCGCTGCCGAAGAAATTGTTACAATTTGGTAAGGTTAATTCTATGGAAGAAGAGAAGATGAATAGTTTTGGAATGAAACAGGGAGAGAAGAATGAGGTTGTTCTTTTCTCTGCAAAGTCACAGAGGAATAAATGATTTCATTAATTGTCTCTCACTATATTGCACACAACGTGCAAAGAGAGATATAATGCCTTTTACAAAACTGAGCTGGATCAGTACAATTTGAAATAGATCTCAGCCACACATTCAGCTAATAGCTAAGATCATcacacatggcactcatggccttttatacctatatacccTCTCACTTAGTATTTAACATAAGTGCATACACATATTAACATCACAACTTATTTCTAATCAGATTTTGGACTTATActtcaacactcccctttaagtcCAAAGCTGATATAACTCCTAGCTTGTCCCTGAGATAGTTAAACCTGTCCTTTGGTAATGCCTTGGTGAAAATGTCTGCCACTTGTTCTTTGGTAGGACAGTAAACCAAGTCAATTATCCCTTGCTGCAAGGCATCCTTGATGAAGTGATATCTCCTGTCAATGTGTTTTGTCTTCTGGTGAAACACAGGGTTCTTGGATATTGAGATTGCAGATGTGTTATCACACTGCAGAGGGGTTGCATCAACTTGTAACTCTCCAAAATCTTCCAGAACAAATCTGAGCCATATGGCCTGAGCTGTGGCTTCAGAAGCACTGATATACTCGGCTTCTGCAGTAGAAAGAGCAACACAGTGTTGTTTCACAGAGGCCCATGAGAACACTCCACTTCCAAAAGAAAATGCATAGCCTGAGGTGCTTTTGCTGTCTTCAAGAGATCCTCCCCAGTCACTATCGCAAAAACCAATTAAGACTGCCTTCTTGCCTTTCTCATACTTCAAACCATAGTCCAATGTGCCCCTAACATATCTGAGCACTCTCTTAGCTGTTCCATAGTGTTTATTGGTAGGACAATGCATATATCGAGCTAATAAACTAGCTGCATACATTATATCCGGTCTTGTAGCAGTAAGATACAGTAAACTGCCTACAAGCTTTCTGTATTTCTCTTCATCTGCTGCACCACTGCCATCTTCTTTACTCAACTTTTCAGTAGCCACAAGAGGTATAGAGACAGATTTACATTCTTTCAATCCAAACTTATCCAACAGGGAAGAGGCATACTTCTTTTGATGAATGAAGATGCTAGATTCTGTTTGAATTATCCCCATTCCcagaaaatgatgaagaaggCCCAAGTCTGACATCTCATACTTCTccttcatatcttctttgaACTCATCCAACATGTCTTGATTGTTTCCAGTATAcacaatatcatccacatatatggAGACTATTAGTATATCCTTTTCTCCCCTTGTCTTAGTGTAGAGAGTTGCTTCACTTAAGCTTTTCTCAAACCCACACTTAGTAAAATAACTGTCAATCTCTCCATACCAGGCTCTAGGTGCCTGTTTTAACCCATAAAGAGCCTTATGCAATTTGTAGACCTTGTCCTCCCTGCCATTAACTACAAACCCCTCAGGTTG from Malus domestica chromosome 01, GDT2T_hap1 includes:
- the LOC103450210 gene encoding heat shock cognate 70 kDa protein-like codes for the protein MAGKDKAEGHAIGIDLGTTYSCVAVWQYDHVEIIVNDQGYRTTPSHVAFTDAEILVGDAAFNQLIRNPSNSIFDAKRLIGRRFSDACVQDDIKLWPFKVIEGPHDKPTIVVTHKGQEKQFSAEEISSMLLGKMREIAEAFLGSTVKNAVITVPAYFSDSQRQATKNAAISASLKVSRIINEPTAAAIAYGLDKKAGWYSKRNVMMFDFGGGTLDVSLVTISCGVFDVKATAGDTHLGGEDLDNRMVKYCVEQFKRKNNLDVTGNSKALRRLKNSCEKAKRRLSFTSSTDIEIDCLHEGSDFCTTITRAKFEELNRDFFIKCMEPVNKCLEDAKMDVSSIHDVVLVGGSSRIPKVQELLQNVFKGKELCKGINPDEAVAYGAAVQAAVLNGKGNEKLQDLTLLDVTPLSLGVETGRERDMTVVIPRNTKMPVKRNYTVTTRHDNQAVVRFAVYEGESTTTVNNYFLGDFRLKDIPPAPRGVPKFNIVFDIDSNGILNVSAEDMLTGQKKGITLTNDTTCEGIERIM